In uncultured Bacteroides sp., the following proteins share a genomic window:
- a CDS encoding phosphoglycerate kinase: MQTIEKFNFAGKKAFVRVDFNVPLDENFNITDDNRIRAALPTLKKIIADGGSLIIGSHLGRPKGATDKFSLKHIIGRVSELLGVDVQFASDCMGDEPAAKAAALKPGEALLLENLRFYAEEEGKPRGLADDATDEEKAAAKKAVKESQKNFTKTLASYADCYVNDAFGTAHRAHASTALIAKYFDTDNKMFGFLMNKEVIAVEKVMNDIHRPFTAIMGGSKVSSKIEIIENLLTKVDNLIITGGMSFTFTKAMGGKIGSSLCEDDKMELALELMEKAKANNVKMVLAVDCKIADKFSNDANTQFVAVDEIPDGWSGLDIGPKSEAIFAEVIKNSKTILWNGPTGVFEFDNFASGSKVVGEAIVEATKNGAFSLVGGGDSVACVNKFGLADGVSYVSTGGGALLEAIEGKVLPGIAAIKEA, translated from the coding sequence ATGCAAACAATTGAAAAATTCAACTTTGCCGGAAAAAAGGCATTCGTTAGAGTGGACTTTAATGTTCCATTGGATGAAAACTTCAACATCACAGACGACAATCGTATTCGTGCTGCACTTCCTACATTAAAGAAGATTATCGCTGATGGCGGTAGCCTTATTATTGGTTCTCACCTCGGACGTCCGAAAGGAGCAACTGACAAATTCTCATTAAAACATATTATCGGTCGTGTATCTGAATTGCTTGGCGTAGACGTACAGTTTGCCAGCGATTGCATGGGCGACGAACCTGCTGCTAAAGCTGCAGCTTTGAAACCAGGTGAAGCTTTGTTGCTTGAAAACCTTCGTTTCTATGCTGAAGAAGAAGGCAAACCAAGAGGTCTTGCTGATGATGCAACAGACGAAGAAAAAGCTGCTGCTAAGAAAGCTGTAAAAGAAAGCCAGAAAAACTTTACTAAGACTCTTGCTTCTTATGCTGATTGCTATGTAAATGATGCATTTGGTACTGCTCACCGTGCGCACGCTTCTACAGCACTTATCGCTAAATATTTTGATACTGACAACAAAATGTTCGGTTTCTTAATGAACAAAGAAGTAATCGCTGTAGAAAAAGTAATGAATGACATTCACCGTCCTTTCACTGCTATCATGGGTGGTTCTAAAGTTTCTTCTAAAATTGAAATCATTGAAAACTTGCTTACTAAAGTAGACAACCTTATCATCACTGGTGGTATGTCTTTCACTTTCACTAAAGCAATGGGTGGTAAGATTGGTTCTTCTCTTTGCGAAGACGATAAAATGGAATTGGCTCTTGAGCTGATGGAAAAAGCTAAAGCTAACAACGTAAAGATGGTTCTTGCTGTTGACTGTAAGATTGCTGACAAATTCTCAAATGACGCCAACACTCAGTTTGTTGCTGTTGACGAAATTCCTGATGGATGGAGTGGTTTGGATATTGGTCCTAAGAGTGAAGCGATCTTTGCTGAAGTTATTAAGAACTCTAAAACTATTCTTTGGAATGGCCCTACTGGTGTATTTGAATTTGATAACTTCGCATCGGGCTCTAAAGTAGTAGGTGAAGCTATTGTTGAAGCAACTAAGAACGGAGCATTCTCTCTTGTTGGTGGTGGCGACTCTGTGGCTTGCGTAAACAAGTTCGGTTTAGCTGATGGCGTTTCTTATGTATCAACAGGTGGTGGTGCATTATTGGAAGCTATCGAAGGAAAAGTTCTTCCGGGAATCGCTGCTATTAAAGAAGCATAA
- a CDS encoding thiamine pyrophosphate-dependent enzyme, with translation MNKEDIIKPENLVYKKPKLMNDNPMHYCPGCSHGVVHKLVAEVIEEMGMEDKTVGISPVGCAVFIYNYIDIDWQEAAHGRAPAVATAIKRLWPDKLVFTYQGDGDLACIGTAETIHALNRGENITIIFINNAIYGMTGGQMAPTTLVGMKTATSPYGRDVKLHGYPLKMTEIAATLEGTAYVTRQSVQTTAAIRKTKKAIRKAFENSMNGKGSNLVEVVSTCNSGWKMSPEASNKWMEEHMFPYYPLGDLKDKE, from the coding sequence ATGAATAAAGAAGATATAATCAAACCAGAGAACTTAGTATATAAGAAACCAAAGCTAATGAATGACAACCCGATGCATTATTGCCCGGGATGTAGTCATGGTGTAGTACATAAATTAGTAGCCGAAGTAATTGAAGAAATGGGCATGGAAGACAAAACTGTGGGAATCTCTCCTGTAGGATGTGCTGTCTTTATCTACAATTACATTGACATTGACTGGCAAGAAGCTGCTCACGGACGTGCTCCTGCAGTTGCTACAGCAATTAAACGTTTATGGCCCGACAAACTTGTATTCACTTATCAGGGAGATGGTGACTTGGCTTGTATTGGTACAGCTGAAACAATTCACGCCTTAAACCGAGGTGAAAATATTACAATTATCTTTATCAATAATGCTATTTACGGTATGACCGGCGGTCAGATGGCTCCTACAACACTTGTTGGGATGAAAACTGCAACCAGCCCTTATGGTCGTGATGTAAAACTGCACGGATATCCACTTAAAATGACTGAAATTGCTGCAACTTTAGAAGGAACAGCTTATGTAACCCGTCAGTCTGTTCAGACAACTGCTGCGATCCGCAAAACAAAAAAGGCTATTCGCAAAGCATTTGAAAATTCAATGAACGGTAAAGGTTCTAATTTGGTGGAAGTTGTTTCAACTTGTAACTCTGGTTGGAAGATGAGTCCGGAAGCATCAAATAAATGGATGGAAGAACACATGTTCCCTTACTATCCGCTAGGCGACTTAAAAGATAAAGAATAA
- a CDS encoding 3-methyl-2-oxobutanoate dehydrogenase subunit VorB produces the protein MEEEVVLMKGNEAISHAAIRYGVDGYFGYPITPQSEVLETLADLKPWETTGMVVLQAESEVAAINMVYGGAGSGKMVMTSSSSPGVSLKQEGISYIAGAELPCLIVNVMRGGPGLGTIQPSQADYFQTVKGGGHGDYRLIALAPASVQEMADFVGLAFELAFKYRNPAIILADGVIGQMMEKVVLPKQRKRLTDEEVIARCPWATTGKINGRKPNIITSLELDPAAMEQNNLRFQAKYKTIEENEVRYEEINCEDAEYLIVAFGSSARICQKSIELARAEGIKVGLLRPITLWPFPTKVIAKYAEKVKGMISVELNAGQMVEDIRLAVNGRVKVEHFGRLGGIVPDPDEVVEAIKEKLIK, from the coding sequence ATGGAAGAAGAAGTTGTTTTAATGAAGGGTAACGAAGCTATCTCTCATGCAGCTATTCGCTACGGAGTTGATGGTTATTTCGGTTATCCTATCACTCCTCAATCCGAAGTATTGGAAACGCTTGCTGATCTGAAGCCATGGGAAACTACCGGTATGGTTGTTTTACAGGCTGAAAGTGAAGTTGCAGCAATAAATATGGTGTACGGAGGTGCTGGTTCCGGTAAAATGGTAATGACCTCATCATCCAGCCCTGGTGTAAGTTTAAAGCAAGAAGGTATTTCTTATATTGCCGGTGCAGAACTTCCTTGTTTAATTGTTAACGTAATGCGTGGAGGTCCGGGTCTTGGAACAATCCAACCTAGTCAGGCTGACTATTTCCAGACTGTAAAAGGTGGTGGTCACGGTGACTATAGATTGATAGCACTTGCACCTGCTTCTGTACAGGAAATGGCAGATTTCGTAGGACTGGCTTTTGAACTGGCTTTCAAATACAGAAATCCGGCTATTATCCTTGCCGACGGTGTAATTGGTCAGATGATGGAGAAAGTTGTACTTCCTAAACAAAGAAAACGCCTTACTGACGAAGAAGTTATTGCTCGTTGTCCCTGGGCTACTACCGGAAAGATCAATGGCCGCAAGCCAAACATCATCACTTCTCTGGAATTAGATCCTGCAGCGATGGAACAAAACAATCTTCGTTTCCAGGCTAAATATAAAACAATTGAAGAAAACGAGGTTCGCTATGAAGAGATTAACTGCGAAGATGCAGAATATCTGATCGTAGCATTCGGATCTAGTGCACGTATTTGTCAAAAGTCTATAGAGCTGGCTCGTGCCGAAGGCATCAAAGTCGGTCTTCTTCGTCCTATCACTCTATGGCCTTTCCCAACAAAAGTGATTGCTAAATACGCTGAAAAAGTAAAAGGAATGATCTCTGTGGAACTTAATGCCGGTCAAATGGTAGAAGACATTCGTCTTGCTGTTAACGGTCGTGTAAAAGTGGAACACTTCGGACGTCTTGGAGGTATTGTTCCTGATCCTGATGAGGTTGTTGAAGCAATCAAAGAGAAACTAATTAAATAA
- the pheS gene encoding phenylalanine--tRNA ligase subunit alpha — MIAKIKQLLEEVETLKAANAEELEALRIKYLSKKGAINDLMADFRNVAADQKKEVGMKLNELKTMAQERINILKESFESQDSGACDLDLTRSAYPVDLGTRHPLSIVKNEIIDIFGRLGFSIEEGPEIEDDWHVFSALNFAEDHPARDMQDTFFIESHPDIILRTHTSSVQSRVMEVTQPPIRIICPGRVYRNEAISYRAHCFFHQVEALYIDKDVSFTDLKQVLLLFAKEMFGADTKIRLRPSYFPFTEPSAEMDISCNICGGKGCPFCKHTGWVEILGCGMVDPNVLESNGIDSKVYSGYALGMGIERITNLKYQVKDLRMFSENDTRFLKEFEAAN; from the coding sequence ATGATAGCTAAAATCAAGCAACTACTTGAAGAAGTTGAAACATTAAAAGCAGCTAATGCTGAAGAGTTAGAAGCTCTTCGTATTAAGTATTTAAGTAAAAAAGGAGCCATCAATGATTTGATGGCTGATTTTCGTAACGTAGCAGCTGATCAGAAAAAAGAAGTGGGAATGAAACTGAATGAGCTTAAGACAATGGCTCAGGAACGTATCAATATCCTGAAAGAGTCTTTTGAAAGTCAGGACAGTGGCGCTTGCGATTTAGATTTAACCCGCTCTGCTTATCCGGTAGATTTGGGAACTCGTCACCCTTTGTCTATTGTTAAGAATGAAATCATTGATATTTTTGGCCGTCTGGGATTCAGTATTGAAGAGGGACCTGAAATTGAAGATGACTGGCATGTATTCTCTGCATTGAACTTTGCTGAAGATCACCCTGCCAGAGATATGCAGGATACATTCTTCATTGAATCTCATCCTGATATTATTTTGCGTACACACACTTCATCTGTACAAAGCCGTGTGATGGAAGTTACACAACCTCCTATCCGCATTATTTGTCCGGGACGTGTATATCGTAACGAAGCAATTAGCTACCGTGCACACTGTTTCTTCCATCAGGTAGAAGCTCTTTATATTGATAAAGACGTATCTTTCACTGACCTGAAGCAAGTTCTTCTGCTTTTTGCAAAAGAGATGTTTGGTGCAGATACAAAGATTCGTCTCCGTCCAAGTTATTTCCCATTTACTGAGCCTAGTGCTGAAATGGATATCAGCTGTAACATCTGTGGTGGTAAAGGTTGTCCTTTCTGCAAACACACCGGATGGGTGGAAATCCTTGGTTGCGGTATGGTTGATCCTAACGTTCTTGAAAGTAACGGTATAGACAGTAAGGTTTACTCCGGTTATGCTTTGGGGATGGGTATTGAACGAATCACCAATCTTAAATATCAGGTAAAAGACCTTCGAATGTTCTCAGAGAACGATACACGATTCCTGAAAGAGTTCGAAGCGGCAAACTAA
- a CDS encoding ABC transporter substrate-binding protein yields MKKYIFVLFTILATLTINSCKGKEKLADKNELQEITLGVMPSMDYIPFAVAQKIGIYDSLGLKVNFVRYLSSDDRDDNLRSGKIDGAITDLTRAITLQANGSGLKIIMKNDGILYLIAGKESGIKKISDLRNTNIGVSENTVTDFSADMVLQLANILTVNVNKPNISKMPVRLEMLQNGQIDASFFPDPYATVAISNGHKSLISTKDLGISATETVFTKNAIKEKEEEIKALVIGYNLAVKYIKEHPQKNWSEILKEDTDLPVSIIRQIPLPDYQQAELPKAKDIKASISWLKIKQLIPESYNEKNLIDSTFVSNP; encoded by the coding sequence ATGAAAAAATACATTTTTGTTCTGTTTACTATCCTTGCCACATTAACAATTAATTCCTGCAAAGGAAAAGAAAAGCTGGCTGACAAGAATGAATTGCAAGAAATAACCCTTGGCGTAATGCCATCAATGGATTATATTCCTTTTGCTGTGGCCCAAAAAATAGGAATCTATGATTCTTTAGGATTGAAAGTCAACTTTGTACGATATCTCTCATCGGACGACCGTGATGATAATCTCAGATCGGGAAAGATAGATGGGGCAATAACCGATTTAACAAGAGCTATCACGCTGCAGGCCAATGGATCGGGATTGAAAATAATCATGAAAAATGACGGGATACTCTACCTTATTGCAGGAAAAGAATCCGGAATAAAGAAAATCTCAGATTTGAGAAATACTAATATTGGTGTTTCCGAAAATACTGTAACCGATTTCTCTGCCGATATGGTTTTACAATTGGCTAATATCTTAACTGTAAATGTAAATAAACCCAATATAAGCAAGATGCCTGTTCGCCTGGAGATGCTGCAAAACGGACAGATTGATGCTTCATTTTTCCCCGATCCTTACGCAACTGTTGCCATAAGCAACGGACACAAATCATTGATATCTACAAAAGATCTGGGCATCAGTGCTACAGAAACGGTTTTTACCAAAAATGCCATAAAAGAGAAAGAAGAAGAGATTAAGGCATTGGTGATAGGATATAATCTTGCGGTGAAGTATATCAAAGAGCATCCACAGAAAAACTGGAGCGAAATACTGAAAGAAGATACCGATTTGCCCGTATCAATAATCAGGCAAATTCCCCTACCCGATTATCAACAGGCTGAACTTCCAAAAGCTAAGGATATCAAAGCAAGCATCAGCTGGTTAAAGATAAAGCAACTGATTCCGGAGAGTTATAACGAGAAAAATCTGATTGACAGTACTTTCGTTAGCAATCCATAG
- the nth gene encoding endonuclease III — MRKKELYNKVIEWFKENMPVAETELNYNTPYELLVAVILSAQCTDKRVNLITPKLLHDYPTAEAMAASSPEVIFEYIRSVSYPNNKAKHLVGMAKMLHNDYHDEVPSDLDLLEKMPGVGRKTANVIRAVIFNKEAMPVDTHVFRVSNRIGLTTNSKTPLATEKELVKYIPGKLLPIAHHWLILHGRYVCTARNPKCDSCGLNLLCKYYKSEYNVINCKTKGEITGNN; from the coding sequence ATGAGAAAGAAAGAACTATACAATAAAGTTATAGAATGGTTCAAAGAGAATATGCCGGTGGCAGAAACTGAATTGAATTATAATACTCCCTACGAACTGTTAGTTGCGGTGATTCTTTCTGCACAGTGTACAGACAAACGGGTAAACTTAATTACCCCAAAACTCTTGCACGATTACCCAACAGCTGAAGCAATGGCTGCAAGCTCGCCGGAAGTTATCTTTGAATATATCAGAAGTGTTTCTTATCCAAACAACAAAGCCAAACATTTGGTAGGGATGGCCAAAATGCTGCATAATGATTACCATGATGAGGTTCCGTCCGATCTTGATTTACTGGAAAAGATGCCCGGAGTGGGAAGAAAGACTGCCAACGTGATTCGTGCGGTAATATTTAACAAAGAAGCAATGCCGGTAGACACACATGTGTTTAGGGTATCAAACCGTATTGGCTTGACTACAAATTCAAAAACGCCGCTTGCCACCGAAAAAGAGTTAGTAAAATATATTCCGGGGAAATTACTCCCCATTGCTCACCACTGGCTTATACTGCATGGAAGATATGTTTGTACGGCAAGAAATCCAAAATGTGATAGCTGTGGATTGAATTTGCTATGTAAATATTACAAAAGTGAATATAATGTAATAAACTGTAAGACAAAAGGTGAAATTACGGGAAATAATTAA
- a CDS encoding MFS transporter, whose amino-acid sequence MAKDKLVTRSYIFILAANFLLYFGFYLLLPILPFYLTEVFHSSNATIGLILSCYTIAALCMRPFSGYLLDTFARKPLYLFAYFIFTGIFAGYLFAGALTLFTILRIFHGFAFGTVTVGGNTIVIDIMPSSRRGEGLGYYGMMNNTAMSIGPMVGLFMHEVYSFEVIFICAFVSCFIGLIMASLVKTPARKCVKREAISLDRFILIKGIPAGIDLMLLSVPYGMTTTYVAIYAKNMGITSGIGLFFTFMAIGMAVSRLFSGKQVDKGRIRTVISWGMYLVCACYFLLSACNFLMDYSRVATTGIFFAIALLLGVGFGTMFPAFNTLFVNLAPNAQRGTATSTYLTSWDMGIGAGVLIGGYIGQFATFDKAFFFGACLTVFSVIYFKIKVAPHFEINKLR is encoded by the coding sequence ATGGCAAAAGACAAACTGGTTACCCGCAGTTATATCTTTATCCTTGCGGCGAATTTTCTATTGTACTTTGGCTTTTATCTACTACTACCAATACTTCCTTTTTATCTCACGGAAGTTTTCCATTCAAGTAATGCTACTATAGGACTTATTCTGTCCTGCTATACCATCGCAGCACTTTGCATGCGTCCTTTTTCGGGATATCTGCTCGATACATTTGCCAGAAAACCACTCTATTTATTCGCATATTTCATCTTCACCGGTATATTTGCAGGCTACCTGTTTGCAGGTGCACTTACGTTATTCACTATCCTGAGAATTTTTCACGGCTTTGCGTTCGGTACTGTAACGGTAGGCGGAAACACCATTGTGATAGATATTATGCCTTCATCACGAAGAGGCGAAGGACTTGGGTATTATGGGATGATGAACAACACCGCCATGAGCATTGGTCCTATGGTTGGACTATTTATGCACGAAGTTTATTCATTTGAAGTAATCTTCATCTGCGCATTTGTATCCTGTTTCATTGGTCTGATTATGGCCTCTCTGGTAAAAACACCGGCAAGGAAATGTGTAAAACGTGAGGCTATCTCGCTGGACAGATTTATTCTGATAAAAGGAATTCCGGCAGGGATCGACTTAATGCTGCTTTCTGTTCCTTATGGCATGACCACGACTTACGTAGCGATATATGCAAAAAATATGGGGATAACCAGTGGAATAGGTCTATTCTTCACCTTTATGGCAATTGGAATGGCTGTTTCACGTCTGTTCTCGGGCAAGCAAGTGGACAAGGGGCGCATAAGAACCGTTATTTCCTGGGGAATGTATCTGGTGTGTGCATGCTATTTCCTACTCTCGGCCTGCAATTTTTTGATGGATTACAGCAGAGTGGCCACTACCGGAATCTTTTTTGCCATTGCACTTTTACTAGGTGTAGGATTTGGAACTATGTTTCCCGCGTTCAATACGCTTTTTGTTAATCTGGCTCCAAATGCACAACGAGGAACTGCTACCTCCACTTACCTCACTTCATGGGATATGGGTATCGGAGCTGGTGTACTTATAGGAGGTTACATTGGACAATTCGCAACCTTCGACAAAGCTTTCTTCTTCGGAGCCTGCCTCACTGTCTTTTCCGTAATCTATTTCAAAATAAAAGTTGCTCCTCACTTTGAGATAAACAAATTAAGATAA
- a CDS encoding 2-oxoacid:acceptor oxidoreductase family protein — translation MKEEIIIAGFGGQGVLSMGKILAYSGLMENKEVTWMPAYGPEQRGGTANVTVIVSDEKISSPILSKYDTAIILNQPSLEKFESKVKPGGVLIYDGYGIVVPPTRTDIEIYRIDAMDAANEMNNTKAFNMIVLGGLLKLRPIVKIESVIKGLKKTLPERHHHLIPMNEAAIQKGMELIKKI, via the coding sequence ATGAAAGAAGAAATAATCATAGCTGGATTTGGTGGACAAGGAGTCTTGTCTATGGGTAAAATCCTTGCCTATTCAGGTTTAATGGAAAATAAAGAAGTAACCTGGATGCCTGCTTACGGACCAGAACAAAGAGGAGGAACAGCTAATGTTACTGTTATTGTAAGTGACGAAAAGATCTCCTCTCCTATCTTAAGTAAATACGATACTGCAATCATTTTAAATCAACCTTCTTTAGAGAAGTTTGAGAGCAAGGTTAAACCTGGTGGAGTATTGATTTATGACGGATATGGAATTGTAGTTCCACCTACACGTACAGATATTGAGATTTATCGCATTGACGCTATGGATGCTGCCAATGAAATGAACAATACCAAAGCATTCAACATGATTGTGTTGGGAGGATTACTAAAACTTCGTCCTATTGTAAAAATTGAAAGTGTTATTAAAGGATTGAAAAAGACCCTTCCGGAACGTCATCATCATTTGATTCCGATGAATGAAGCCGCTATTCAAAAAGGAATGGAATTAATTAAGAAAATATGA